One Osmerus eperlanus chromosome 23, fOsmEpe2.1, whole genome shotgun sequence DNA segment encodes these proteins:
- the LOC134009726 gene encoding uncharacterized protein LOC134009726, which translates to MRPSKMVTLGLVVLLLWECVHVVEGTQSSSIRLDSHLKSVDVGDTVTLQCFYQVTMSIHLSWYRQTLGDKPQLVSTMSKSGQQSRLHNKFEDNPRFSVHGGEGLNHLNISDVQPSDSAMYFCCESFPNKVEFADGVFLNVKGPGSNTNEVVQQPVSDSIQPGDSVILNCTIPTETCPGEHSVYWFRHGSGESHPGILYTHGGRSDQCEKSPEAGSPTQSCVYNLPKRNLSLSDAGTYYCAVASCGEILFGNGTKLDIKSRGEDQMRILVLLSFMRTGVLFCCLFIVIIFCFIKKSS; encoded by the exons ATGAGACCTTCAAAGATGGTCACGCTGGGTTTGGTAGTTCTACTTCTCTGGGAATGTG TTCATGTGGTAGAGGGGACACAGTCTTCATCCATACGTCTGGACAGTCATCTTAAGTCTGTCGATGTTGGAGACACGGTGACTCTGCAGTGCTTCTACCAAGTCACTATGTCAATCCACCTTTCTTGGTACCGACAAACCCTAGGAGATAAACCCCAGCTTGTATCTACCATGTCGAAGTCTGGACAACAATCTAGACTGCACAATAAGTTTGAGGACAATCCTCGCTTCTCTGTACACGGTGGTGAAGGACTAAATCACCTGAACATCTCAGATGTCCAACCTTCAGATTCAGCTATGTACTTCTGTTGTGAATCCTTCCCAAATAAGGTGGAATTTGCTGATGGTGTCTTCCTTAATGTAAAAG GTCCAGGTTCCAATACCAACGAAGTTGTCCAGCAGCCAGTGTCTGATTCCATCCAGCCAGGAGACTCTGTAATTCTGAACTGCACAATACCCACTGAGACCTGTCCTGGAGAACACAGTGTCTATTGGTTCAGACATGGCTCAGGAGAATCCCATCCAGGAATCCTTTAcacccatggaggcaggagtgaTCAGTGTGAGAAGagccctgaggctgggtctccTACACAGAGCTGTGTCTACAACCTCCCCAAGAGGAACCTCAGCCTCTCTGATGCTGGGACTTACTACTGTGCTGTGGCCTCATGTGGGGAGATACTGTTTGGAAATGGGACCAAGCTGGATATAAAGTCACGTGGTGAAGACCAGATGAGAATCCTGGTGCTTCTCTCCTTCATGAGAACTGGAGTTCTCTTCTGCTGTCTGTTCATCGTTATCATCTTCTGTTTCATAAAGAAATCCAGCTAA